One Bacillus sp. FJAT-52991 genomic region harbors:
- a CDS encoding response regulator transcription factor, with protein sequence MERKRILLIEDETTLAEVGLMYLTAAGYEARWAENAEKGWEEIQLFQPDLILLDIQLPGENGIALAKRYRKQFDGVLIFVSGFNETSMKLQGFDSGADDYITKPFDPQELLARIKVHLRRRTDKTPNNKLVFGDLTLDLESMEVRKNGHPVELYVKERQLLFFLAQHPNKVFNSEHLFNSIWSFDSESDASTVFVHISNLRKKIEDTPKKPRYIQTVRGFGYKFVP encoded by the coding sequence ATGGAGCGCAAGCGAATCCTACTAATAGAAGATGAAACAACGCTTGCTGAAGTAGGTCTTATGTATTTAACAGCCGCTGGGTACGAAGCGCGTTGGGCAGAAAATGCAGAAAAGGGTTGGGAGGAGATACAGCTTTTTCAACCTGATTTAATATTGCTTGATATTCAGCTTCCAGGTGAAAACGGCATAGCTTTAGCTAAGCGATATCGGAAACAGTTTGATGGTGTGTTAATATTTGTTTCCGGTTTTAATGAAACATCCATGAAATTACAAGGCTTTGACAGCGGAGCCGACGATTACATCACAAAGCCTTTTGACCCTCAAGAATTACTCGCGCGAATAAAAGTTCATTTACGGAGACGCACAGACAAAACCCCAAACAACAAGCTAGTATTTGGAGATCTTACACTCGATTTAGAAAGCATGGAAGTAAGAAAAAATGGGCACCCCGTTGAACTGTATGTGAAAGAAAGACAATTGCTATTTTTCTTGGCTCAACATCCAAATAAAGTGTTTAATTCAGAGCATTTGTTTAACTCCATTTGGAGCTTTGATTCTGAAAGCGATGCCAGTACAGTATTTGTCCACATCAGCAATTTACGAAAAAAAATTGAAGACACCCCTAAAAAGCCGCGCTATATTCAAACAGTGAGAGGCTTTGGGTACAAATTCGTGCCATGA